The DNA segment TACTTCGGCCTTCCAGTTGTGCCGCTCGGCGTACCGCAGGTACATGCGCAGCAGATCGCCCGCGAACAGCGCCGATTCCTCGCCGCCCTCGCCCGACTTGATCTCCATGAGCACGTCGGAGCCGTCATAGGGGTCGCGGGGCAGCAACTGCTCGGTCAGTTTCGCCTCCAGCACGGGAATCCTCGCCGCGAGCTCGTCAGCCTCGATCGCGAAAGCCGGATCCTCCGCGGCGAGTTCGGTCGCCGCGGCGAGATCCGCCCTCGCGGCTTCGAGCTCGTTGAGGGTCTTGACCATCGGCGACAACTCGGCATAGCGCTTGCCCAGCTTGCGCGCCCTGCCCTGATCGGCGTGCACGGCGGGGTCGGCGAGCTGCTGTTCCAGCTCCGCGTACTCGTCGAGCAGACCCTGAAGGGAACTCGATTCCACTGCCATACCTTTCCTGGTGCCCGCCGGTGAACAAGAAAACGGCGCCCGTACCCGCCTGAAAACAGGCAGGTACGAGCGCCGTCGATGAAGCTACTTGGCGTCGTCCTTCTTGCCGCGCTTGCCGTAACGAGCCTCGAACCGTGCGACCCGGCCACCGGTGTCCAGAATCTTCTGCTTGCCGGTGTAGAAGGGGTGGCACTTCGAGCAGATTTCGACGTAGATGTTGCCGCTGCTCTTCGTGCTGCGCGTGGTGAAGGTGTTGCCGCAACCACAGGTCACCTCGGTGACCACGTACTCGGGGTGGATTCCGCTCTTCATGGTGTCCTCTCTCGGTGGCCGCCGGGTCCTCTGTGAGGTGAACCGGAGCCGGACGTCAGCGGGCCCATTCTGCCAGATCAGCCGCTGCCCGGAACAACGCACCCCGGCCACCGCCTATTCCTCACCCAGGTCACCAGCCGTGGGCAGGTCATGGTCGACGAGGTGATGCCGAACACACCACGAAGCCTCGTCCACAGTGCACCCACGACGACGAAACCCCCGGAGACCGCGAGGACTCCGGGGGTTTCGCGAACGTCGAGTGTCAGTCGTCGTCGTTGCCAGGCGCCGTCTTGGACACCTGCATCAGGAACTCGATGTTCGTCTTCGTCTTGCGCAGCCGGTCGATCAGCAGATCGATGGCCTGCTGCGAATCGAGCGCGTGCAGCACCCTGTGCAGCTTGTGGGTCACCGCGAGCTCGTCAGGCGAAAGCAGCAGCTCTTCCTTACGCGTACCCGACGGGTTGACGTCGACGGCGGGGAAGACCCTGCGTTCCGCGATCTTGCGGTCGAGCTTGAGCTCGGCGTTACCGGTGCCCTTGAACTCCTCGAAGATGACGGTGTCACCGGTGGAACCGGTTTCCACCATCGCCGTCGCGAAGATCGTGAGCGAACCGCCGTCCTCGATGTTGCGAGCCGCGCCGAGGAACCGCTTCGGCGGGAACAGCGCGGTCGAGTCGACACCACCGGAGAGGATCCGGCCGGAGGCCGGTGCCGCCAGGTTGTAGGCACGGCCGAGCCTGGTGATGGAGTCGAGCAGCACGACGACGTCGTGTCCCATCTCCACGAGCCGCTTCGCCCGCTCGATCGACAGTTCGGCGACCGAGGTGTGGTCTGACGGCGGGCGGTCGAAGGTCGAGGCGATGACCTCTCCCTGCACCGACCGCTGCATGTCGGTGACCTCTTCCGGCCGCTCGTCGACGAGCACGACCATGAGATGGCACTCGGGGTTGTTCGTCGTGATCGCGTTGGCGATGTCCTGCATGATCGTGGTCTTACCCGCCTTCGGCGGCGACACGATCAGCGCGCGCTGTCCCTTGCCGACCGGCATGACGAGGTCGATGACCCTCGTGGTCAGCTTGTTGGACTGAGTCTCAAGCCGCAGCCGCTCGTTGGGGTACAACGGGGTCAGCTTGTGGAACTCGGGCCGCTTCTTGGCGACCTCGGCCTCAAGCCCGTTGACCGAGTCGACCCTCACCAGCGGGTTGAACTTCTGCCGCTGCTGCTCGCCTTCCTTCGGCTGCTTGACCACGCCGGTGATCGCGTCGCCGCGCCGGAGGCCGTGCTTGCGCACGAGCGACAGCGAGACGTAGACGTCGTTGGGACCCGGCAGGTACCCGGAGGTCCGCACGAACGCGTAGTTGTCGAGCACGTCGAGAATGCCCGCGACGGGAAGCAGGACGTCGTCGTCGCGGATCTCTGTGTCGGTGCCACCGCCGCCGCTGCCTTCGCCCCGGCCACCACGGCGCCTGCGATCACGGAACCTGCGGCCACGGCGGCCACCGCGCTCGTCGTCGTCCTGGTCGTCTTTGTTGTTGTTCCGCTGGTTGTCGCGCTGCTGGTTGTCGCGCTGGTTGCGCTGACCGCCCTCGCGCTGACCACCGTTCGGCCTGCGGTCGTCCCCACCGGAACCGCCGCGCTCGGCGGACTCGCCTCGGTTGTTGTCCTCATCGCGCTGCTGCGCGTTGTCCTGGCTGCCCGCGGGCCTGCTCGAACCACGCCTGCGCCTGTTGGACCGGCCCCCCGTTTCGTCGGACCGCTCGTCGTCACGCTGCTCGGCTTGCGCTGAACCGTCGGTCTTCACCGGCGACTTCCGTGCTTCACCGTCCTGCGCCGGCTTCGCGGCCTTGTCCTGCTTCGCGGGGGCCTTGTCGACCTTCGCCCGCTCCGAAGACTTGCCAGGAGCGTCGGCCTTCTCGGCGGCCTTGGCCTCGCCAATGCCTTCGAGTGGCAGCGTCTCGCTGCTGTTCGACGTGGTCCGCCCCCGCTTCGTCTTGCCTTGGCGCTCCCGGATGGCGGCGATCAGATCGCCCTTGCGCATTCCGGTGGTGTCACCGACGCCCAGCTCGGTGGCCAGCGCGCGAAGTTCGGCGATGACCATGCCGGACAGTCCACCCGGACGCCGTTTCGGTGCCGCGCCGGCACCGTTGGATTGCGGCGCCTGCTCCCCGGAACCCGGCGATGCCTGGGTATTCACGTCGCCGCTTAAAAGATCGGTGTTGCTCACACATGTCCTTCCTGACCGGTCCACGCCTCCACGGTGGGCCAGCGGACCGCCGCCCGCGTCCGAATTGCGAGACGGCGTTCTAGGTCCCTTGCACGCGTTCCGGCTGAGACATGGAGTCGCAGCGGCGGAGCCGCATGCACGGGATGGAATCGATCACCGCGTCTACCGGGAACCCGCGTCGAATAAACGGAAGATGCGACCGGGAAGATCCCGGGACCATCACCGGGTGCGGAATGTTGCACGGTGACCGAACGCCCCCGAGGGTAGACCGACCGAGGTCGAGGTGCAACAACCACCCCCTGCGTGGCGTGCCAAATGAGAGGCTCGCTACCCACGCTACCCGGTCGTCACCCGCACGCCCGACATGTCGACAGGCAGCTCGGAGACTGTAAACCCGGTAACGTCGACACCACCCGGCAGTATTCCCGACGTGGTCAGCGCCAGTACCGTCGGACCGGCGCCGGAGATCGCGGCGGCCACCCCTTCTTCCCGCAACGCCCGCACCAGCTTCGCGCTCGCGGGGTAGGCGGGGGCGCGGTAGTCCTGGTGCAGTTTGTCCTCTGTGGCGGCGAGCAACAGTTCCGGCCGGTCGGTGAGCGCGAGCACCGCCAGTGCCGCCCTGCCCGCCGTGAACGCCGCGTCGGCGTGCGGGACGGATTCCGGCAGCAGACCGCGCGTCTCCCCCGTCGACGAACGTTCCTCCGGAACGGCGACGACGGGACGGATGGCGGGGTTGGGGACCAGCCGTTCGGCGAAAAACCGGTCGCCGGAGTGCCATGCGAGCACGAATCCGCCGAGCAGGCTCGCCGCCGCGTTGTCGGCGTGTCCCTCGAATTCGGCGGCGAGTTGCAGGGCCTCGTCGTCGATGGGCGCGCCCGCGAGGGTGTATCCGGCGACGATTCCCGCCACCACGGCGGCGGCCGACGAACCGAGTCCACGCGCGTGCGGGATCGCGTTGTGGCAACGAAGATGCAGCCCGGGAACCTCGATCCCGAGCCGTTCCGCCGCCCTGCGCAGTGCCGTCACCACAAGGTGTGTTTCGTCGGTGGGGACCCCGCCCATGTCCCCTGCGCCCGCGTCGATCACCTCGACCTTGAGACCCGTTCCGGTCACCCGCACCTCGACCGCGTCGTGAAGGCCGAGCGCCATCCCGAACGCGTCGAACCCCGGTCCGAGGTTCGCCGTGGAGGCCGCGACGGTGACCGTGAACTTCACGAAAGCTCCAGCGCCGCCGCGACAGCCCTGGGGTCGACCGCGAGTGGTTCGACCTCGACGTTGCCGTCGAGCGCGGTGGCGGGGTCCTTGAGCCCGTGGCCCGTCACCGTGCACACGACGGTGGAACCGCGAGGAACCCTGCCGTCCGCCGATGCCGCGAGCAGACCGGCGACGCTCGTCGCCGAAGCGGGTTCGACGAAGACGCCTTCCTTGCGGGCCAGCAACCGGTACGCGTCGAGGATGCGCTTGTCGCTGACGGCATCGAAAAGGCCGCCGCTCGCGGTCTGTGCCTTGACGGCGCCCTCCCAGGAAGCGGGGCTGCCGACCCTGATCGCGGTCGCGATCGTCTCCGGCTCCGCGACCGGTTCGCCCTTCACGAGCGGAGCAGCGCCCTCGGCCTGGAAACCGAACATGCGCGGAGTTTTTCGCACTACGCCGTCGGCGGCGTATTCGGTGTAACCGGCCCAGTACGCGGTGATGTTGCCCGCGTTGCCGACCGGAAGGCAGTGGATGTCGGGTGCCGTGCCGAGCACGTCGCAGATCTCCCACGCCGCGGACTTCTGCCCGACGAGCCGAACGGGATTGACCGAGTTCACCAGGGTGACCGGATAGTCGGCCGCGGTCTTGCGGGCCAGTTCGAGACAGTCGTCGAAGTTGCCGTCGACCTGGAGGATGCGCGCGCCGTGCAGCACGGCCTGCGCCATCTTGCCCAGCGCGATCTTGCCCTGCGGCACGAGCACGGCGCTCGTGAGCCCCGCCCTCGCCGCGTAGGCGGAAGCCGAAGCCGAGGTGTTGCCGGTCGAAGCGCAGATCACCGCTTTGAGCCCGCTCGCGAGCGCGTGCGTGATGGCGACCGTCATGCCCCTGTCCTTGAAGGAACCGGTGGGGTTGGCGCCCTCGACCTTGAGGTAGACCGTGCACTTCGTCAGTTCCGAGAGATGCGGCGCCTCAAGGAGCGGGGTGTTGCCTTCGCCGAGCGTGACGACCTTCGCGCCATCGGGAATGGGGATACGCGAGGGATACGCGTTGATGATCCCCGGCCAACCCGGCTTCGTTCCGGCGATCGTGTTCACGAGTCCTCACCTTCCACCCGCATGACGCTGACGACCTCGCGGACGACGTCGAGTTTACCAATTTCGTCCACAGTGGACTTCAATGCGGCGTCGGCCGCGAGATGCGTCACGATCACCAGACTCGCCATGGACATGCCGTCCCGCTGGCGAACCGCCGCGATGCTCACGCCGTGCGCCGCGAAAACCTGAGCCACCTGGGCGAGCACGCCAGGCCGGTCGGCGACGTCGAGGCTGATGTGATATCTCGTCGGCGTCTGGCCCATGGGACGCATCGGAAGCGCGGCGTGTGCCGATTCCCTCGGACCATGGCCTCCGGCGACCCTGTTGCGGGCCGCGGCGACAAGGTCGCCGAGCACGGCGCTCGCGGTGGGGGCGCCGCCCGCTCCCTGGCCGTAGAACATGAGCTCACCGGCGGCGTCCGCCTCGACGTACACGGCGTTGAACGCGCCGTTCACACCTGCGAGCTGGTGGCTGCGCGGGATCATCACGGGATGCACCCTCGCCGAGACGGACTCGGTGCCGTCGTCGGCGGTCACCCGCTCGCAGATGGCGAGCAGCTTGACCGTGCGGTTCAGCAGCCTCGCGGCAGCGATGTCCGACGCGCTGATCCCCGCGATGCCCTCACGGTGGACCTCGGCGGCGGTGACCCTGCTGTGGAAGGCGAGCGAAGCCAGGATCGCCGCCTTCGAGGCCGCGTCGTAGCCGTCGACGTCGGCCGTCGGGTCGGCTTCCGCGTAACCGAGTCTCGTTGCCTCGTCGAGGGTTTCGGCATATCCGACACCCGTCGAGTCCATTGCGGACAGAATGAAGTTGGTTGTGCCGTTGACGATTCCCATCACCCGCGTGATGCGGTCACCGGCAAGCGACTCGCGCAACGGCCGCAACAACGGGATGGCACCGGCCACCGCCGCCTCGTAGTAGAGGTCCGCGCCCGAGGAATCCGCGGCCTCCGACAGCTCGGCCGCGTGCAGCGAAAGCAGCGCCTTGTTGCCCGTGACGACCGACTTGCCCTTGCGCAGCGCGGTGAGCAGCCAGCCCTTTGCCGGTTCGATTCCGCCGATCAGTTCGACGACGATGTCCACATCGGACTCGACAAGCTCACCGGCGTCGGCGGTCAGCAGGTGCTGCGGAACCTCTGGATGCCGGTCGGGGCGGCGCACCGCGATACCGGCGAGTTCCACCGGAGCCCCGATTCGCGCGGCCAGCTCATCGCCCTCCTCGATGAGCATCCGCGTGACCTCACTGCCGACCGTCCCGCAGCCGAGCAGCGCAACCCGCACACTCCGCCCGTCGAGCGTCGCGACCGTCATCGCACCTCCCCTTCACCGTGGTGACTCCCGCGAGCGGCACACCCACGAGTCCTGCCGTATTGGCTCACAGCGCTCACAGAGCCTCCAGCCGCAGCATGTCCTCGTCCGTCTCCCGCCGGAGCAGCAACCGGTGACTCCCGTTGCGCACCGCGACAACGGCAGGCCGAGGCTGGCGGTTGTAATTGCTCGCCATCGAGTAGCAGTAGGCACCGGTCGCCGCGACCGCGAGCAGGTCCCCAGGAGCAAGGGTGTCGGGCAACCAGCAGTCACGGACGACGATGTCGCCGGACTCACAGTGCTTTCCCACGACCCGGGACAGCAGGGCCGACACCGGCTCCGGCTGGCCGTCGCTGCTGCTTCGCGAGACGAGCCTGACGTCGTAGGCAGCGTCGTAGAGCGCGGTGCGGATGTTGTCGCTCATGCCGCCGTCGACACTCACGTACCTGCGCGCGGTCTCGTCGCCGAGTGACACGTCCTTGATGGTGCCCACCTCGTACAGCGTGACCGTGCCAGGACCGGCGATGGCCCTTCCCGGCTCCCCCGCGATCCTCGGCACGGGAAGGTCGGCGAACTCGCACTCTTTGCGCACGATCTCCCTGATCTGGGTGACCATCTGCGCCGGGGGCGGCGGGTTGTCCTTGTCGGTGTACGCGATGCCGAAACCACCACCGAGGTCGACGACGGTGAGCTGTTCCAGCGCCTTCGTACCGTGTTCCTTGTGCAGCTCGGCGATCAACCCGATGACCCTGCGCGCGGCGACCTCGAACCCGTCGGCGTCGAAGATCTGCGAGCCGATGTGACTGTGCAGGCCGGTCAGCGCCAGCGATGGCGAGTTCAGCACCCTCCTGACGGCTTCGGCCGCATCACCGGAAGCAAGCGAGAACCCGAACTTCTGGTCCTCGTGCGCGGTCGCGATGAACTCGTGCGTGTGCGCCTCGACGCCGACCGTGACCCTCACCAGGACGGACTGCACGATGTCGCGCCTGGCCGCCAGATCGGCGAGCCTCGCGATCTCGTAGAACGAGTCGAGCACGATCGTGCCGACCCCCGCGTCCAGCGCGGCCTCCAGCTCGGCAACCGACTTGTTGTTGCCGTGGAAGGTGATGCGCTCGGCCGGGAACTCCGCGCGCTGAGCGATGACCAGCTCGCCGCCGCTGCACACGTCGAGGCTCAGCCCCTGCGCGGCGACCCAGCGGGCGATCTCCGTGCACAGGAACGCCTTCGACGCGTAGTGCACGAGCGAGGCGTCCTCGAAAGCAGCCGCGTACTCGGCGCACCTCGCCTTGAAGTCGGCCTCGTCGATGACGAAAAGCGGGGTGCTGTACGTTCGCGCCAGTTCGCGCACGTCGACGCCGGCGATCCGCACGACGCCGTCCGGCGCGCGATACGTGTTGCGCGGCCACACCTTGGGATAGAGTCGATCCAGCTCGTCCGAAGTGGACGGAGGGAATCCGGCTTGGTCAACGTGCGGGTAAACCTCGGCGTGCCGCGGCCCCGCGGGGTGAGCGCACATTCTGCAGTGTTCCTACATTCGTTCCGGGGCTGATACCCCTAGCAGCGACAGTCCATTGGCGAGCACCTGTCGGGTGGCCTCGCACAGCGCAAGGCGAGCGTAGGTAAGCGGGGTCGCCTCCTCGTCTCCCTGCGGCAGAATTCGCGCAACGTCGTAGAACTTGTGGTACGCCGACGCGAGCGATTCCAGGTAGCGGGCGACCCGGTGCGGCTCCCGCAGCTCCGCGGCCTTCCGCAGCACGGTCGGGAACTCCCCGATCGTCCTGATCAGGTCACCCTCCCTCGGAAGAGTCAACAACCCGAGGTCCACATCGGGGTCGGTGTCCAGCTTCAGGTCGGCGGCGTTGCGCTGGAGCGAGGCGAGGCGCGCGTGTGCGTACTGCACGTAGTAGACCGGGTTCTCGCTGCTGTGCTTACGAAGCAGGTCGAGATCGACGTCGAGGGTCGAGTCGACGGAGTAGCGTGCCAGCTCGTAGCGGGCCGCGTCGACGCCGACCGCCTCGACAAGATCCTCCATCGTGACGACCGTGCCGGCGCGCTTGCTCATCCGCACCGGCTTGCCGTCGCTGACCAGGTTGACCATCTGGCCGATCAGCACCTCGACGACGGCGGGGTCGTAACCCAAGGCCGCCGCGGCGGCTTTCAGCCGCACGACATAGCCGTGGTGATCGGCCCCCAGCATGTAGATGCACAGGTCGAAACCGCGCTCGATCTTGTTCCTCAGGTAGGCGATGTCACCGGCGATGTAGGCGGGATCACCGTCGCCCTTGATGACGACTCTGTCCTTGTCGTCGCCGTGGTCCTTCGACCGCAGCCACCAAGCGCCCTCGGCCGGATAGAGGCTGCCCGACTCCTTCAGTTCGCCGACGACGGCGGCCACGGCGCCGGAAGCATGCAGCGAGTCCTCGTGGAAGTAGACGTCGAAGTCGGTACCGAAGTCGTGCAGGCTCTGCTTGATCTCGCCGAACATCAAGTCGATACCGATGCGCCTGAACGTCTCGCGCCGCTCGGCTTCCGGCATCGACAGCGCGCTCGGCTCCTTCTTGAGCACCTCGGCCGCGATGTCGTTGATGTAACTGCCCGCGTACCCGTCCTCTGGCGCTGGCTCGCCCTGCGCGGCGGCGATCAGCGAGTTGACGTACCGGTCGATCTGCGCGCCCGCGTCGTTGAAGTAGTACTCACGGGTGACGTCGGCGCCCTGCGCGCCGAGCACCCTGCCCAGCGCGTCGCCGACGGCGGCCCACCTGGTGCCGCCGAGGTGGATCGGACCGGTCGGGTTCGCCGAGACGAACTCAAGGTTGATCTTGGTACCGGCATAGAGGTCACCCTTGCCGTACTCGTCGCCCGCCGCGAGCAC comes from the Prauserella marina genome and includes:
- the rho gene encoding transcription termination factor Rho; this encodes MSNTDLLSGDVNTQASPGSGEQAPQSNGAGAAPKRRPGGLSGMVIAELRALATELGVGDTTGMRKGDLIAAIRERQGKTKRGRTTSNSSETLPLEGIGEAKAAEKADAPGKSSERAKVDKAPAKQDKAAKPAQDGEARKSPVKTDGSAQAEQRDDERSDETGGRSNRRRRGSSRPAGSQDNAQQRDEDNNRGESAERGGSGGDDRRPNGGQREGGQRNQRDNQQRDNQRNNNKDDQDDDERGGRRGRRFRDRRRRGGRGEGSGGGGTDTEIRDDDVLLPVAGILDVLDNYAFVRTSGYLPGPNDVYVSLSLVRKHGLRRGDAITGVVKQPKEGEQQRQKFNPLVRVDSVNGLEAEVAKKRPEFHKLTPLYPNERLRLETQSNKLTTRVIDLVMPVGKGQRALIVSPPKAGKTTIMQDIANAITTNNPECHLMVVLVDERPEEVTDMQRSVQGEVIASTFDRPPSDHTSVAELSIERAKRLVEMGHDVVVLLDSITRLGRAYNLAAPASGRILSGGVDSTALFPPKRFLGAARNIEDGGSLTIFATAMVETGSTGDTVIFEEFKGTGNAELKLDRKIAERRVFPAVDVNPSGTRKEELLLSPDELAVTHKLHRVLHALDSQQAIDLLIDRLRKTKTNIEFLMQVSKTAPGNDDD
- the thrC gene encoding threonine synthase, with the translated sequence MNTIAGTKPGWPGIINAYPSRIPIPDGAKVVTLGEGNTPLLEAPHLSELTKCTVYLKVEGANPTGSFKDRGMTVAITHALASGLKAVICASTGNTSASASAYAARAGLTSAVLVPQGKIALGKMAQAVLHGARILQVDGNFDDCLELARKTAADYPVTLVNSVNPVRLVGQKSAAWEICDVLGTAPDIHCLPVGNAGNITAYWAGYTEYAADGVVRKTPRMFGFQAEGAAPLVKGEPVAEPETIATAIRVGSPASWEGAVKAQTASGGLFDAVSDKRILDAYRLLARKEGVFVEPASATSVAGLLAASADGRVPRGSTVVCTVTGHGLKDPATALDGNVEVEPLAVDPRAVAAALELS
- the argS gene encoding arginine--tRNA ligase; translated protein: MTPAALADLVRSSAVTLLAARGLDQDVLPEKVTVERPRNPEHGDYATNIALQIAKKLGLKPRELAEALAETIGQADGVEAAEVAGPGFLNLRLAADAQGEVVKQVLAAGDEYGKGDLYAGTKINLEFVSANPTGPIHLGGTRWAAVGDALGRVLGAQGADVTREYYFNDAGAQIDRYVNSLIAAAQGEPAPEDGYAGSYINDIAAEVLKKEPSALSMPEAERRETFRRIGIDLMFGEIKQSLHDFGTDFDVYFHEDSLHASGAVAAVVGELKESGSLYPAEGAWWLRSKDHGDDKDRVVIKGDGDPAYIAGDIAYLRNKIERGFDLCIYMLGADHHGYVVRLKAAAAALGYDPAVVEVLIGQMVNLVSDGKPVRMSKRAGTVVTMEDLVEAVGVDAARYELARYSVDSTLDVDLDLLRKHSSENPVYYVQYAHARLASLQRNAADLKLDTDPDVDLGLLTLPREGDLIRTIGEFPTVLRKAAELREPHRVARYLESLASAYHKFYDVARILPQGDEEATPLTYARLALCEATRQVLANGLSLLGVSAPERM
- the rpmE gene encoding 50S ribosomal protein L31, encoding MKSGIHPEYVVTEVTCGCGNTFTTRSTKSSGNIYVEICSKCHPFYTGKQKILDTGGRVARFEARYGKRGKKDDAK
- the thrB gene encoding homoserine kinase; protein product: MKFTVTVAASTANLGPGFDAFGMALGLHDAVEVRVTGTGLKVEVIDAGAGDMGGVPTDETHLVVTALRRAAERLGIEVPGLHLRCHNAIPHARGLGSSAAAVVAGIVAGYTLAGAPIDDEALQLAAEFEGHADNAAASLLGGFVLAWHSGDRFFAERLVPNPAIRPVVAVPEERSSTGETRGLLPESVPHADAAFTAGRAALAVLALTDRPELLLAATEDKLHQDYRAPAYPASAKLVRALREEGVAAAISGAGPTVLALTTSGILPGGVDVTGFTVSELPVDMSGVRVTTG
- a CDS encoding homoserine dehydrogenase, producing the protein MTVATLDGRSVRVALLGCGTVGSEVTRMLIEEGDELAARIGAPVELAGIAVRRPDRHPEVPQHLLTADAGELVESDVDIVVELIGGIEPAKGWLLTALRKGKSVVTGNKALLSLHAAELSEAADSSGADLYYEAAVAGAIPLLRPLRESLAGDRITRVMGIVNGTTNFILSAMDSTGVGYAETLDEATRLGYAEADPTADVDGYDAASKAAILASLAFHSRVTAAEVHREGIAGISASDIAAARLLNRTVKLLAICERVTADDGTESVSARVHPVMIPRSHQLAGVNGAFNAVYVEADAAGELMFYGQGAGGAPTASAVLGDLVAAARNRVAGGHGPRESAHAALPMRPMGQTPTRYHISLDVADRPGVLAQVAQVFAAHGVSIAAVRQRDGMSMASLVIVTHLAADAALKSTVDEIGKLDVVREVVSVMRVEGEDS
- the lysA gene encoding diaminopimelate decarboxylase: MCAHPAGPRHAEVYPHVDQAGFPPSTSDELDRLYPKVWPRNTYRAPDGVVRIAGVDVRELARTYSTPLFVIDEADFKARCAEYAAAFEDASLVHYASKAFLCTEIARWVAAQGLSLDVCSGGELVIAQRAEFPAERITFHGNNKSVAELEAALDAGVGTIVLDSFYEIARLADLAARRDIVQSVLVRVTVGVEAHTHEFIATAHEDQKFGFSLASGDAAEAVRRVLNSPSLALTGLHSHIGSQIFDADGFEVAARRVIGLIAELHKEHGTKALEQLTVVDLGGGFGIAYTDKDNPPPPAQMVTQIREIVRKECEFADLPVPRIAGEPGRAIAGPGTVTLYEVGTIKDVSLGDETARRYVSVDGGMSDNIRTALYDAAYDVRLVSRSSSDGQPEPVSALLSRVVGKHCESGDIVVRDCWLPDTLAPGDLLAVAATGAYCYSMASNYNRQPRPAVVAVRNGSHRLLLRRETDEDMLRLEAL